The following coding sequences lie in one Candidatus Dormiibacterota bacterium genomic window:
- the rplD gene encoding 50S ribosomal protein L4 yields the protein MSKVTAYSKTGAKKEAQVTLAKEVFGLELNHDLLKLAYNTYLANGRSAQAKVLTRGEVRGGGRKPWRQKGTGRARAGSIRIPHWKGGGVTFGPTGEENHKVQLPQKVRRLAIRQALSAQAADKKVIILESFDGGNGKVKTALALLQKIGVTGRVLLVVPEKTDAIDRSTRNIPELVVSAANYLNVFVILNADTVVITADAADKIENWLGESKKSEKKAQPKAATKTKVAAGEAK from the coding sequence GTGAGTAAGGTAACCGCATATTCCAAGACCGGAGCTAAAAAAGAGGCTCAGGTAACGCTAGCCAAAGAAGTCTTTGGGCTGGAACTGAACCACGATCTCTTAAAGCTGGCATACAACACCTATCTGGCTAATGGCCGCAGCGCCCAGGCCAAAGTGCTGACCCGCGGCGAAGTGCGCGGCGGCGGTCGTAAACCTTGGCGACAGAAGGGTACCGGGCGGGCCAGGGCCGGTTCTATCCGCATACCTCACTGGAAGGGCGGCGGTGTAACTTTTGGCCCAACAGGCGAGGAGAATCACAAAGTTCAGCTTCCGCAAAAGGTTCGCCGGTTGGCTATTCGCCAGGCGCTGAGCGCCCAAGCTGCTGATAAGAAAGTAATTATTCTGGAATCATTCGATGGCGGAAATGGCAAAGTTAAAACAGCCCTCGCGCTGCTGCAGAAGATTGGCGTTACCGGCAGAGTGCTCTTGGTAGTGCCCGAGAAAACCGATGCCATAGACCGCTCGACCCGTAATATCCCCGAGCTGGTCGTCTCCGCCGCTAACTACCTGAATGTTTTTGTGATTCTAAATGCCGACACTGTCGTAATTACGGCTGATGCCGCAGACAAAATCGAAAACTGGCTGGGAGAATCTAAAAAATCAGAGAAGAAGGCCCAGCCAAAAGCTGCAACCAAGACTAAGGTAGCAGCAGGAGAAGCCAAATGA
- the rplF gene encoding 50S ribosomal protein L6 produces the protein MSRIGRQPIEIPAGVTVTLEASRVLAKGPKGELEAPILPGIKVEQTDGKLTVAKKHESAETIRLYGLARTLIANIVIGVSRGYERKLEINGVGYRANVSGQTINLSLGFSHPIVFALPKGIEAKVEKNVLTISGADKQMVGQVAANIRSLRKPEPYKGKGIKYAEERIRRKAGKTAAKG, from the coding sequence ATGAGTAGAATCGGCCGACAACCAATAGAAATTCCAGCCGGAGTCACTGTTACCCTGGAGGCTAGCCGTGTGCTTGCTAAAGGGCCAAAGGGTGAGCTTGAAGCACCTATTCTGCCTGGCATTAAAGTCGAGCAGACTGACGGCAAGCTAACAGTTGCCAAAAAGCACGAGAGTGCCGAAACGATTCGCCTATATGGACTGGCGCGGACTTTGATCGCAAATATTGTGATCGGTGTAAGCCGCGGCTATGAACGCAAGCTAGAGATTAACGGTGTCGGCTACCGGGCCAATGTAAGTGGTCAGACCATTAATCTCTCGCTGGGTTTCTCGCACCCGATCGTATTTGCACTGCCCAAGGGCATAGAGGCAAAGGTGGAGAAGAACGTTCTAACTATTAGCGGCGCCGATAAGCAGATGGTCGGCCAGGTAGCTGCCAATATTCGCTCTCTAAGAAAGCCGGAGCCGTATAAGGGCAAGGGCATTAAATATGCCGAAGAGCGCATTAGGCGCAAGGCCGGCAAAACGGCGGCGAAAGGTTAA
- a CDS encoding type Z 30S ribosomal protein S14 codes for MARLALVLKAGRKPKFSTRQHNRCKLCGRSGSYIRKFGMCRICFREHASRGQIPGVRKASW; via the coding sequence ATGGCAAGATTAGCATTGGTACTTAAAGCCGGCCGCAAGCCGAAATTTTCTACTCGGCAGCACAACCGCTGCAAGCTATGCGGGCGGAGCGGAAGTTATATTCGTAAGTTCGGTATGTGCCGGATCTGCTTTAGGGAACACGCCAGCCGTGGGCAGATACCTGGCGTGAGAAAGGCTAGCTGGTAA
- the rplR gene encoding 50S ribosomal protein L18 yields the protein MSKLLKLQAASRARRVRAKVAGTAERPRLAARVTARHITAQLINDDAGKTLAHATTVKSEAKGTMTEKAAWVGTQIAVQAKKHKIKKVIFDRGSKLYHGRLHALAEAARKEGLEF from the coding sequence ATGAGTAAACTACTTAAACTACAAGCAGCTAGCCGCGCCAGGCGCGTTCGAGCCAAGGTTGCCGGCACTGCCGAGCGGCCAAGACTTGCAGCCAGGGTGACAGCCAGGCACATAACCGCCCAGTTAATCAATGATGATGCGGGTAAGACGCTGGCTCACGCCACCACAGTGAAGTCTGAGGCTAAGGGCACTATGACAGAAAAAGCAGCCTGGGTCGGTACGCAAATCGCCGTCCAGGCCAAAAAACATAAAATTAAGAAAGTTATCTTTGATCGCGGTTCAAAGTTGTATCATGGGCGCCTGCACGCGCTGGCTGAAGCCGCCCGTAAAGAAGGATTGGAGTTTTAA
- the rpsE gene encoding 30S ribosomal protein S5, whose amino-acid sequence MAITHQPKEFDEKVIAIDRVARVVKGGRRFRFRATVVIGDGKGRVGVGIGKGSEVMTSIAKAVSRAKRNMIVVPITEKGSIPHEVSVRFSGAQILLKPASDGTGVIAGGAVRNVVEVAGIHNLLTKSFGSTNKLNNAYATIMALSQLRAKAGAGPNPAAKEEKPAAKAKPAKVKV is encoded by the coding sequence ATGGCTATTACACACCAGCCAAAAGAGTTCGATGAAAAAGTGATTGCTATAGACCGGGTAGCGCGGGTGGTTAAAGGCGGGCGCAGATTCCGCTTCCGGGCCACGGTCGTAATAGGCGACGGCAAGGGACGAGTAGGGGTAGGAATTGGCAAGGGCTCTGAGGTAATGACTTCTATTGCCAAGGCCGTTTCGCGCGCTAAGCGGAATATGATCGTTGTACCAATTACAGAGAAGGGGAGTATCCCCCACGAAGTTAGCGTGCGCTTTTCTGGCGCGCAGATTCTACTAAAGCCGGCCTCAGATGGTACAGGGGTGATCGCTGGTGGTGCGGTTCGTAATGTCGTTGAGGTAGCCGGTATTCACAACCTGCTGACTAAATCGTTTGGCTCGACCAATAAGCTCAATAACGCCTACGCTACAATAATGGCCCTCTCGCAGCTGCGTGCTAAAGCGGGTGCGGGGCCCAATCCGGCAGCAAAGGAAGAAAAACCTGCCGCAAAGGCAAAACCCGCAAAGGTAAAGGTATAG
- the infA gene encoding translation initiation factor IF-1 codes for MSDTKEVIELTGTVLETLPNAMFKVELENGHVVLAHISGKMRMHYIKILPGDKVTLEMTPYDLTKGRITYRHK; via the coding sequence ATGTCAGATACAAAGGAAGTAATTGAATTAACCGGAACCGTTCTGGAGACACTCCCCAATGCAATGTTCAAAGTGGAGCTCGAGAACGGTCACGTTGTTTTAGCCCACATTTCGGGTAAAATGCGCATGCATTACATCAAAATACTTCCTGGTGACAAAGTTACTCTGGAAATGACCCCTTATGATCTTACTAAGGGGCGCATAACTTACCGGCATAAATAA
- the rplO gene encoding 50S ribosomal protein L15, giving the protein MKVHQLQVTSKNNKKRIGRGIAAGQGKTAGRGTKGQNSRAGGGVRLGFEGGQNPLAKRLPKKRGFTPINKINYTCISLERLNGLSAGAVTNETLAEAGIIKNRFRPVKILGTGSLEKKLAIKLQAATKSAQEAIASAGGSFEAVPIPRRHVAKEKAQK; this is encoded by the coding sequence ATGAAGGTTCATCAACTACAAGTTACATCTAAGAATAATAAGAAGCGGATCGGCCGCGGTATTGCAGCCGGTCAGGGTAAGACTGCCGGTCGCGGTACCAAAGGTCAGAATTCCCGTGCTGGTGGCGGCGTGCGCCTTGGTTTCGAGGGCGGTCAGAACCCCCTGGCTAAAAGACTTCCCAAGAAGCGTGGATTTACGCCGATTAATAAGATTAATTACACGTGCATTAGCCTGGAGCGCTTGAATGGCCTAAGCGCCGGCGCTGTAACTAACGAAACTTTGGCTGAAGCCGGTATTATTAAAAACAGGTTCCGTCCTGTAAAAATACTCGGTACAGGCAGTCTAGAAAAGAAATTAGCTATTAAACTGCAAGCTGCTACCAAATCGGCCCAGGAGGCTATTGCTAGTGCCGGCGGCAGTTTTGAGGCGGTACCTATACCCAGAAGGCATGTAGCCAAGGAGAAAGCTCAGAAGTGA
- the rplX gene encoding 50S ribosomal protein L24, translated as MKLKLKDKVLVIAGKDKGKTGEITAVLPKEGKVVVDKINVAKRHTKPSNKNPRGGILEINRPIDISKLMVIDPATGQPSRVGYKEVKGVKERYFKPTRRPKVKKSKE; from the coding sequence ATGAAGCTGAAACTGAAAGATAAGGTGCTGGTTATAGCCGGTAAAGATAAGGGTAAGACAGGCGAGATTACAGCTGTTCTCCCAAAAGAGGGCAAAGTGGTGGTAGATAAGATAAATGTTGCCAAGCGGCACACCAAGCCTTCGAACAAAAACCCCCGCGGCGGCATTTTAGAGATCAATCGGCCAATCGATATCAGTAAGCTCATGGTTATCGATCCGGCTACTGGCCAGCCTTCGCGCGTAGGATACAAAGAGGTAAAGGGAGTTAAAGAACGCTACTTTAAGCCTACTAGACGCCCAAAAGTTAAGAAATCTAAGGAATAA
- the rplE gene encoding 50S ribosomal protein L5, with protein MKNRLQEKYSKEIKPTLQKELGVNVHQVPKVEKVVVNSGVGRAANDSKQLEAVLATLTTITGQKPVTTAARHSIAGFKLREESKIGAKVTLRGDRMYHLLYRLISVALPRIRDFRGVSVKAFDKQGNYSVGVTEQQIFPEISFEDASNSHGLQINIITSARSPEESKRLLELMGFPFRRIS; from the coding sequence ATGAAGAATCGTTTACAAGAAAAATATAGTAAAGAAATCAAACCGACTCTGCAGAAAGAGTTGGGCGTGAACGTGCACCAGGTACCAAAGGTAGAAAAGGTAGTTGTGAACTCTGGGGTGGGCCGAGCCGCTAACGACTCCAAACAGCTTGAGGCTGTACTGGCAACCCTTACAACTATTACCGGCCAAAAGCCCGTTACTACTGCCGCCAGGCACAGTATTGCCGGCTTCAAGCTGCGTGAAGAGAGTAAAATTGGTGCCAAGGTCACCTTACGCGGAGATAGAATGTATCATTTACTATACCGACTAATATCTGTGGCTCTGCCGCGTATCCGCGACTTCAGAGGAGTTTCGGTTAAGGCATTTGATAAGCAGGGTAATTACAGCGTTGGTGTGACTGAGCAGCAGATATTTCCAGAGATTTCGTTCGAAGACGCGTCTAACAGTCACGGCCTGCAGATTAATATAATTACTTCGGCCCGTTCTCCTGAGGAGAGTAAAAGGCTACTGGAATTAATGGGATTTCCCTTTAGGAGGATCAGCTGA
- the rpsH gene encoding 30S ribosomal protein S8 — translation MMSDPIADMLTRIRNGLAVSKETVVVPHSKMKEAIAGILKENGFIAGFKVEGKEAGFKMLIISLKADADQPVISSLARVSKPGRRVYASSQDIPLVLGGRGMVIVSTSNGVMSGRDARKKGLGGELICKVW, via the coding sequence ATGATGAGCGACCCAATTGCAGATATGTTAACTAGAATTCGTAACGGACTGGCGGTTTCCAAAGAAACCGTGGTAGTTCCGCATTCCAAAATGAAAGAGGCCATTGCCGGTATACTGAAAGAAAACGGTTTTATTGCCGGCTTCAAGGTAGAAGGCAAAGAGGCGGGCTTTAAGATGCTCATTATTAGCCTTAAGGCTGATGCCGACCAGCCGGTTATTTCAAGCTTGGCTCGCGTTTCTAAGCCCGGTCGTAGGGTGTACGCCTCGAGCCAGGACATTCCATTAGTTCTTGGCGGCAGGGGAATGGTAATAGTTTCAACCTCAAACGGAGTTATGAGCGGCAGAGATGCTAGGAAAAAAGGCCTGGGCGGTGAATTAATCTGTAAGGTATGGTGA
- the rpmJ gene encoding 50S ribosomal protein L36: MKVRASAKKICSKCKIVRREGVVYVICDNPKHKQRQG, from the coding sequence GTGAAAGTTCGCGCCAGCGCTAAAAAAATCTGTTCCAAATGCAAAATCGTCCGCCGTGAGGGCGTTGTATATGTTATTTGCGACAACCCTAAGCATAAGCAGAGGCAGGGATAA
- the secY gene encoding preprotein translocase subunit SecY, giving the protein MNLATLKQGYKSPQLRNRILVILGLLILFRILSYIPVPVPDNAALAAFLTRLFGSSQLLGFADLFSGGALTNFSIVMMGLGPYINASIIIQLMTKVVPHLESLSKEGDAGRRKISQYTRLFTLPLAILQSIGMVLLIQQMSQQIAQTDLIGHPSLFQWFLMITTMTAGTMLLMWLGELISERGIGNGISLIIFAGIIAALPTSAGQYLNLVANDSGKILQLILIGALALVVIYVLVLLNEGQRSIPVSYARKVRGSRILSGVDTYLPIRLITAGVIPIIFALAFLSIPAFIGQLLRNVKTDWVADFANWMTTFFAPASAGYAVSYFVLVVAFTYFYTSIIFNPKDISENMQKQGGFIPGIRPGRETASYLQNVVNRLTLFGSISLGLIAVLPFIVESFTHTQILTIGGTGLLIVVTVAIETMKQLESRVISISYDKY; this is encoded by the coding sequence GTGAACCTTGCGACCCTGAAACAAGGCTACAAATCCCCGCAGCTGCGCAACCGTATCCTTGTAATCCTAGGGTTGCTGATTCTTTTTAGAATTCTTTCCTACATACCGGTGCCGGTTCCCGATAATGCGGCTCTGGCGGCCTTCTTAACCCGCCTGTTCGGCTCTAGTCAGTTACTCGGTTTTGCCGATTTATTCTCTGGTGGAGCGCTTACTAACTTTTCGATTGTAATGATGGGCCTGGGTCCGTACATTAATGCCTCGATTATTATTCAGCTAATGACTAAAGTAGTGCCCCATCTGGAATCGCTGAGTAAAGAAGGCGATGCCGGCAGGCGCAAGATCAGTCAGTATACCAGGCTTTTTACCCTGCCGCTGGCTATCCTGCAGTCTATCGGTATGGTGCTTTTAATCCAGCAGATGTCCCAGCAGATTGCCCAGACCGATCTGATTGGGCATCCTTCTCTTTTCCAGTGGTTCCTAATGATCACTACCATGACGGCCGGCACCATGCTGCTCATGTGGCTGGGTGAGCTCATATCGGAACGCGGTATTGGTAATGGCATTTCGCTCATTATATTTGCCGGAATTATCGCGGCTCTGCCCACTAGCGCAGGTCAGTATTTGAACCTGGTAGCCAACGACAGCGGGAAGATACTCCAGCTGATCCTGATTGGTGCCCTGGCTCTAGTCGTAATATATGTTCTTGTACTGCTAAACGAAGGCCAGCGTTCAATACCGGTTTCCTATGCCCGGAAAGTGCGCGGCAGTCGTATTTTATCGGGAGTAGATACCTATTTGCCAATCCGCTTGATTACAGCCGGTGTTATACCGATCATCTTCGCTCTGGCCTTCCTTTCCATACCGGCCTTTATCGGCCAGCTGCTGCGCAACGTTAAAACTGATTGGGTGGCAGATTTTGCCAACTGGATGACTACCTTTTTTGCGCCAGCCAGCGCCGGTTATGCCGTCAGCTATTTCGTGCTCGTCGTGGCCTTTACCTATTTTTACACTTCGATTATCTTCAACCCCAAGGATATCTCCGAAAACATGCAGAAGCAGGGCGGCTTTATACCAGGTATTCGTCCCGGGCGCGAAACAGCCAGCTATCTGCAGAATGTAGTGAACCGCCTGACTCTGTTCGGCTCGATTAGCTTGGGGCTAATAGCAGTATTGCCGTTTATAGTCGAAAGCTTTACTCATACCCAAATCTTAACCATTGGTGGCACCGGTCTCTTGATTGTGGTTACAGTTGCGATAGAGACAATGAAGCAGCTCGAATCGCGTGTAATATCTATTTCTTATGATAAATACTAG
- the rpsS gene encoding 30S ribosomal protein S19: protein MSRSLKKGPYVDEKLMKKVAKLGANDKTVIKTWARASTIAPEMVGHTFAVHNGKIHIPVYVSENMVGHKLGEFAPTRKFRGHGGKLAKGK from the coding sequence ATGAGCCGTTCACTCAAAAAAGGCCCATATGTCGATGAGAAGCTAATGAAGAAAGTAGCCAAGCTAGGCGCGAACGATAAAACCGTCATTAAGACATGGGCCAGAGCCAGTACTATTGCCCCCGAAATGGTTGGGCATACCTTTGCCGTGCACAATGGCAAAATCCACATCCCTGTTTATGTTTCAGAGAACATGGTCGGCCATAAGCTGGGTGAATTCGCACCTACACGTAAATTCCGCGGGCATGGCGGTAAGTTAGCGAAGGGCAAATAA
- the rplP gene encoding 50S ribosomal protein L16: MLMPKKTKYRKAHKGRITGLSPRGNTLSFGQYGLKADGTERITSRQIEAARRAMTRYIRRGGKIWIRIFPDLPVTKKPAEVGMGGGKGSLDRYVARVRPGRILFEMEGVQEEVAREAMRLAAGKLPIKTKFVIRHTPGENS; this comes from the coding sequence ATGTTAATGCCTAAGAAAACCAAATACCGAAAGGCACACAAGGGGCGCATTACCGGCCTCTCCCCCCGAGGCAACACTTTGAGCTTCGGCCAGTATGGCTTGAAGGCCGATGGCACCGAGCGCATTACCTCGCGCCAGATTGAGGCTGCCAGACGGGCAATGACCCGCTACATTCGCCGTGGCGGTAAAATCTGGATCCGTATCTTTCCCGATCTGCCCGTTACCAAAAAGCCGGCTGAGGTCGGCATGGGTGGGGGCAAGGGCTCGCTAGACCGCTATGTAGCTAGAGTTCGGCCCGGACGAATCCTGTTCGAAATGGAGGGTGTCCAGGAGGAAGTGGCCAGAGAAGCTATGCGTCTGGCTGCCGGCAAGCTGCCTATTAAGACCAAATTTGTCATTCGCCACACGCCAGGGGAGAACAGTTGA
- the rpsQ gene encoding 30S ribosomal protein S17, with product MARKLIGIVSSDKMDKTVVVTVERVKEHPIYRKKYTVNSNFKAHDAENAYKVGDKVEIEESRPISKHKHWVVTRKITASEVAA from the coding sequence ATGGCTAGAAAATTAATTGGAATAGTATCTTCCGACAAAATGGATAAGACAGTAGTCGTAACTGTTGAGCGGGTCAAAGAGCATCCAATCTACCGTAAGAAGTACACCGTAAACAGTAACTTCAAGGCCCATGACGCTGAGAATGCTTACAAAGTGGGCGACAAGGTAGAGATTGAAGAGTCCAGGCCTATCAGTAAGCACAAGCATTGGGTCGTGACCCGTAAGATTACAGCTAGCGAGGTGGCAGCGTGA
- the rpsM gene encoding 30S ribosomal protein S13 translates to MARITGVNIPNDKRVEIALTYIHGIGLTSSRKILKAAGINPDTRVKDLAESDIAKIREQIERDYTVEGDLQRSVTLAIKRLKEVSTYRGLRHKNNLPVRGQRTKTNARTKRGRKITMGSGRKKATAKT, encoded by the coding sequence ATGGCGCGTATAACCGGTGTAAACATTCCAAATGATAAGCGAGTAGAGATAGCCCTAACCTATATTCACGGAATAGGGCTGACTAGCAGCCGTAAAATCCTAAAGGCAGCCGGGATTAACCCAGATACCAGAGTAAAGGATTTAGCCGAATCTGACATAGCTAAGATCAGAGAACAGATTGAGCGTGATTATACGGTAGAAGGCGACCTGCAGCGAAGCGTTACATTGGCTATTAAGCGCTTGAAAGAAGTCAGCACTTACCGCGGTCTCAGGCACAAGAATAATCTGCCGGTTAGGGGGCAGCGCACTAAGACCAATGCCCGCACTAAGCGCGGCCGAAAGATTACTATGGGCAGTGGCCGTAAAAAAGCTACGGCTAAGACTTAA
- the rpsC gene encoding 30S ribosomal protein S3 — protein MGQKINPRSLRLPIDKDWQSKWFAGGTREYALFVVQDVKLRRAAMKKLGRRAGVDRIDIERSPNLITVTVHTAKPGVVIGRGGSGAEELKNVLVKIASAPVKVSVEEIKKPELNATLVAANVASQLERRISFRRAMKMTAENTMKSGAKGVKIGVAGRLNGAEMSRREMVARGSIPLHTLRADIDYAHVEAYTTYGVLGVKVWIYKGNKHIDKHTDKNIDKNNNNNQGAGA, from the coding sequence ATGGGTCAGAAAATTAACCCCCGCAGCCTGCGCCTGCCGATCGATAAAGACTGGCAGTCTAAGTGGTTTGCCGGTGGCACGCGTGAATATGCCCTCTTTGTAGTGCAAGACGTTAAGCTGCGCCGGGCGGCCATGAAGAAACTCGGCCGACGGGCAGGTGTAGACCGCATAGATATCGAACGCTCGCCGAACCTCATTACAGTTACTGTGCACACTGCAAAACCAGGCGTAGTTATAGGCCGCGGCGGCTCAGGAGCCGAAGAGCTGAAGAACGTATTGGTTAAAATTGCTAGCGCGCCGGTAAAGGTTAGCGTGGAAGAGATTAAAAAGCCGGAACTTAATGCCACCCTGGTAGCAGCTAATGTAGCTAGCCAGCTGGAGCGGCGTATTTCGTTCCGCCGGGCAATGAAAATGACTGCCGAGAACACCATGAAGTCGGGCGCCAAAGGCGTTAAAATCGGCGTGGCCGGTCGGCTGAACGGAGCCGAGATGAGCCGCCGCGAAATGGTAGCCCGCGGTTCCATTCCTCTGCATACGCTCCGGGCCGACATCGATTACGCTCACGTCGAGGCCTACACCACATATGGTGTACTGGGCGTAAAGGTCTGGATATATAAGGGCAATAAACATATTGATAAGCACACCGACAAGAATATCGATAAGAATAACAATAATAACCAAGGAGCCGGAGCTTAA
- the rplN gene encoding 50S ribosomal protein L14 — translation MIQAESRLKVADNSGAREILCIKVLGGSRRRYARVGDIITATVKVALPAGNVKKKEVVQAVVVRTTQPTKRPDGSSVRFDDNAAVIIDKNGQPRSTRVFGPIARELRDRGYMKIISLAPEVL, via the coding sequence GTGATTCAGGCTGAGTCTAGATTGAAAGTAGCCGACAACAGCGGTGCACGCGAGATTCTCTGCATTAAAGTGCTGGGCGGTTCAAGGCGCCGGTACGCCCGAGTGGGAGATATCATTACGGCTACAGTTAAGGTGGCTCTGCCAGCCGGCAATGTAAAGAAGAAGGAGGTAGTGCAGGCAGTGGTGGTCAGAACTACCCAGCCCACCAAGCGCCCCGACGGCTCTTCTGTACGCTTTGACGACAACGCGGCTGTGATTATAGACAAGAATGGTCAGCCCCGCTCTACCCGTGTATTTGGCCCGATCGCCCGTGAACTGCGTGACAGAGGTTATATGAAGATCATATCCCTAGCACCGGAGGTTCTATGA
- the rpmC gene encoding 50S ribosomal protein L29: MKYQEIKTKTDKELITLLHEQRQKLAKLAIDMKTQKVGNVKQILAVKKLAARIQTERRAREMSKLEESNG, from the coding sequence ATGAAATATCAGGAAATTAAAACTAAGACCGATAAGGAGCTAATAACCTTGCTTCACGAACAGCGGCAGAAGTTGGCTAAGCTGGCAATCGACATGAAGACCCAGAAGGTCGGTAATGTTAAGCAGATTCTGGCTGTAAAAAAACTGGCTGCTCGCATTCAGACGGAGCGGCGTGCAAGGGAGATGAGCAAACTGGAGGAATCAAATGGCTAG
- the rplB gene encoding 50S ribosomal protein L2 produces the protein MALKLYKPTTPARRGMVAADTSTITKKKPEKSLLVAKKTGSGRNNQGRITTRHRGGGAKRFYRLVDFKAAGLKGKIIAIEYDPNRTARIALVELESGKKAYVLAGSGMKVGQKIASGLDVEITTSNRLPLKNIPVGTQIYNIELVLGKGGQLVRSAGTKAQLAAKEGEFCQVRLPSGEVRLINQNCMATIGTVGNEGHQNIKYGSAGRRRRMGWRPTVRGKAMNPVDHAHGGGEGGTDIGLPSPQTPWGKPALGLKTRRRKLTDRMIVRNRKQGRRK, from the coding sequence ATGGCACTGAAACTGTACAAACCGACCACCCCGGCTAGGCGCGGTATGGTAGCGGCTGATACCAGCACAATTACCAAGAAAAAGCCCGAAAAATCACTACTGGTTGCTAAAAAAACCGGCTCAGGCCGCAATAACCAGGGGCGTATTACCACCCGTCATCGCGGCGGCGGCGCAAAGCGCTTCTACCGTTTGGTTGATTTTAAGGCCGCCGGCCTCAAGGGCAAAATTATTGCCATCGAATACGATCCGAACCGTACGGCTAGAATTGCCCTGGTAGAGCTAGAGAGCGGCAAAAAGGCTTACGTACTAGCTGGCAGCGGCATGAAGGTTGGCCAGAAAATTGCTAGCGGTCTGGATGTGGAGATTACAACCTCTAACCGCCTGCCGTTAAAGAATATTCCCGTAGGTACACAGATTTATAACATCGAACTAGTACTGGGTAAGGGCGGGCAATTAGTGCGAAGTGCCGGTACCAAGGCTCAGCTAGCAGCCAAAGAAGGTGAGTTTTGCCAGGTACGGCTGCCTAGCGGCGAAGTGCGCCTCATTAACCAAAACTGTATGGCGACCATCGGCACCGTGGGTAATGAAGGCCACCAGAACATTAAATATGGCAGCGCCGGACGCAGACGCAGGATGGGTTGGCGGCCTACTGTACGAGGTAAAGCCATGAACCCGGTAGATCACGCCCATGGTGGTGGTGAGGGCGGTACCGACATCGGTCTGCCGTCTCCGCAGACCCCCTGGGGCAAGCCGGCACTAGGGTTAAAAACCCGCCGACGCAAATTAACTGATAGAATGATTGTTCGTAACCGTAAACAGGGTAGGAGAAAGTAA
- the rplW gene encoding 50S ribosomal protein L23, whose protein sequence is MSLLLTPHVSEKAIALAERNVYVFEVPMTANKIEVAKAVKEAFQVEVEAVNMAIIKGKPSSKRYGKNAGRRKDLKKAMITVKKGQSIKLFEGAK, encoded by the coding sequence ATGAGCCTACTCCTTACACCACACGTCAGCGAAAAGGCGATTGCTCTAGCTGAGCGAAATGTTTATGTATTTGAAGTGCCCATGACCGCTAACAAAATCGAAGTAGCCAAAGCCGTTAAGGAAGCCTTTCAGGTAGAGGTGGAAGCTGTAAATATGGCGATAATTAAGGGCAAGCCAAGCTCAAAGCGCTATGGCAAGAACGCCGGACGCCGAAAAGACTTAAAAAAAGCTATGATTACAGTCAAAAAGGGCCAGAGCATTAAACTATTCGAGGGAGCCAAGTAA